In Scophthalmus maximus strain ysfricsl-2021 chromosome 21, ASM2237912v1, whole genome shotgun sequence, one genomic interval encodes:
- the LOC118291309 gene encoding claudin-11-like, which produces MAHMCRQVTGLAAGCAGWVGVVVATVTNDWVRTCDYTVATCVRMDELGSRGLWAECVISPSLSHCVTLQQILTLPAYLQTSRALMICSCLLGLPSVLLVLMSMSCVRLQNDTSSVKLRRARVGCVLFLLMAVCGIISTVWFPVGAHLDEGLMSFGFSLYAGWVGSGLCLVGGSMILCCHGNDPRTPSRESSFYYSRQRGTATPVDPPANHAKSAMV; this is translated from the exons ATGGCCCACATGTGCAGGCAGGTGACCGGCCTCGCGGCGGGCTGCGCGGGCTGGGTCGGGGTCGTCGTGGCCACCGTCACCAACGACTGGGTCCGCACCTGCGACTACACGGTGGCCACCTGCGTCCGCATGGACGAGCTCGGCTCCCGGGGCCTGTGGGCCGAGTGCgtcatctccccctccctctcccactgcGTGACCCTGCAGCAGATCCTCACGCTGCccg cgtaCCTCCAGACGTCCCGAGCTCTGATGATCTGCTCGTGTCTCCTCGGTCTTCCCTCCGTGCTGCTCGTCCTCATGTCCATGTCCTGCGTCCGGCTGCAGAACGACACCTCGTCCGTGAAGCTGCGACGCGCCCGCGTGGGAtgcgtcctcttcctcctcatgg cCGTGTGTGGCATCATATCGACCGTGTGGTTCCCCGTCGGCGCTCACCTGGACGAGGGGCTGATGTCTTTCGGCTTCTCGCTCTACGCCGGCTGGGTCGGTTCCGGCCTCTGCCTGGTGGGCGGCTCCATGATCCTGTGTTGCCACGGCAACGACCCGAGGACcccgagcagagagagcagcttCTACTACTCCAGACAGCGGGGCACCGCCACGCCGGTGGACCCCCCCGCCAACCACGCCAAGAGCGCAATGGTGTGA